CAAGAACCTCAAGAGTCACGATGGCGGCAAAACCTTTCGGGTGATCGTCGAGGCACTCGATGAGCTCGGCTATGAAGTGGCTGACGTCGAGGCGCCAAAGGGACGCGACCCCAAGGTGATCGATGCGCGCCACTTCCTGCCCCAGCATCGCGAGCGCATTGTGCTGGTCGGCTTCCGGCGCGATCTTGACGTCCATCAGGGCTTTACCCTGCGCGATCTCGAGCAGGTCATGCCCGAGCACCGCGCCAGCTTTGGTGAACTGCTCGATGAATATGTCGAGGAGCGCTATATCCTTTCCCCGAAGCTGTGGCGCTATCTGCACGATTACGCCCGCAAGCATCGCGAGAAGGGCAATGGCTTCGGCTTCGGACTGACCGGGCCACAGGATGTCGCCCGTACCCTGTCGGCGCGTTATCACAAGGATGGCTCGGAAATTCTGGTCGATCGCGGCCTCGACCCGGCGCAGGCGTTCGACAGTCCCCACAATCAGGCCCATCGCCCGCGACGGCTCACACCCCGCGAGTGCGCCCGACTGATGGGCTTCGACGGCCCCGGAGAGGCGAGCTTCGTGATTCCGGTCTCTGATACCCAGGCCTACCGGCAGTTCGGCAACTCGGTGGCCGTGCCGGTCTTCGAAGCCGTAGCCCGGTTGATGGCGCCGCGTATAGAAAGAATCGTGAGCGCCAGCGCGGCGCCCACTGTGCCATCGCATCAGAGCGGTGACCGGTCAGCTCAGGTGCGATAGCTGGCCAACAGCCCCGCAACAAAGATGAAAAGGCCACCGAAAATACGATTGAGCAGGCGCTGCTGGCGTGGCGAGCGCAGCCAGCCGGCAATCACGGTGGCCAGCCCGGCAAAGCCGCACATGACCAGGATATCGACGCCAATCATGGTCACGCCCATCACGGTAAACTGCAGGGGGCGTGGCAGGCTCGGGTCGAGAAACTGTGGCAGCAGGGCGATCAGAAAGATGGTCGCCTTGGGATTGGTCACATTGACCAGCACGCTGGTGGCAAAGCGCCTGAAGGCCGGCTCGTCAGGCCCTGCAATTTCACCCTCATCAGGCGACACCGCCCGCTCGCGCCATTTGGCCACCCCCAGATAGATCAGATAGGCCACCCCGATCCATTTGATCAGCGCAAACGCCAGCTCCGAGGAGGCCAGCAGCGTGCCCAGCCCCACGCCCACTACCAGCAGTTGAAGCCCCAGCCCGACCTGCAGACCGAGAATGGCTGGCAGCGTCCGCTTCAGGCCGTAGCGCAGGCCATTGGACATGGTATTGATCGCCCCTGCGCCGGGGGTAATGCTGATCAGCAGCGTGGCGGCCAGAAAGGCCCAGAAGAGTTCCGGTGACATGGTGGCGTGCTCGGACCGGGAGATTTGGAAGCTCCATCATACGCTCGCTCACGTGACGGTGGAATGACCCTGCCGCCGATGGCACCGGCCCGTCGCCCATTCGCGCCAGCGGTCATCATCCCTGCCCCACGCGCAGCAAAACGCCCGCCCGGAATAGCCCGGGCGGGCGTCCTCATGACCCCATGCGGGATCATGCCATGGCAGTCTCGATCAGCCCTCGCGCTTGCCGTCGACCAGCCGGTTGAGCCCCAGCGGGTTGGCTTCACGGGTCGCTTCCGGCTGCAGTGCATCGGGGATGTTCTGATAGCACACCGGACGCAGGAAGCGATAAATCGCTGCGGTGCCCACCGAGGTGGTACGGCTGTCGGAGGTACTGGGATAAGGGCCGCCATGCACCATGGCATCGCAGACCTCGACCCCGGTCGGCCAGCCATTGGCAAGAATACGACCTGCCTTGCGCTCGAGAATCGGCAGCAACCGACGCGCCTGGTCGTAATCGGCCTCTTCCATCTGCAGGCTGGCGGTCAGCTGGCCCTCGAGCTGCTCGGCCACCTGCTGCATTTCGGTGGTGTCGTTACACTCGATGACCAACGAGGTCGCCCCGAACACCTCTTCCTGCAGGCTGCGATCAGCCAGAAAATCCTGTGCCGTGGTCTGAAACAGCGCCGGCTGACAGGTGTGCGGACCACTCCCCTGCGGGCCACGAGCAATTTCGCGCACCTTGCTGTTGCCGGCCAGCCGCGACATGCTCTGGCCATAAGCTTCATGAATGCCCGGGGTCAGCATGGTCTGTGCGCTGGTGTCCCTGAGCGCCTCGGCCGCAGTCTGCACGAAACGATCCAGTGCCGGCCCTTTCTCGGCGATCAGCAGCCCGGGGTTGGTGCAGAACTGGCCAGCGCCAAGATTGAGCGAGTTGATGAAGGCACGGCCCAGATCTTCGCCCTGGCCTTCCAGCGCCTTCGGCAGGGCAAACACCGGATTGATGCTGCTCATTTCAGCGTAGAACGGAATCGGTTCATCACGCTGTTGGGCGATCTGCCACAGGGCATGGCCCCCCTTGCGCGAACCGGTGAAGCCGACTGCCTTGATCCTGGCATCGGAGACCAGCGCCTGGCCGACTTCGAAGCCCGAGTCATACAGCAGTGAAAAGACCCCTTCGGGCAGGCCGCACTTGCCGACAGCCCGCTGAATGGCGCGACCTACCAGCTCCGAGGTGCCGGGATGAGCAGGGTGCGCCTTGGCCACCACCGGGCAACCGGCGGCCAGTGCCGAAGCGGTATCCCCCCCGGCGACCGAGAAGGCCAGCGGGAAGTTGCTGGCGCCAAATACCGCAACCGGGCCCAGCGCGACATGACGCTGTCGGTGATCAGCACGCGGCATCGGTGAGCGATCGGGCAGGGCCGGATCGACCCGGACATCGAGCCACTCACCATCGCGCACCACACGGGCAAACAGACGCAGCTGATTGCAGGTACGACCCCGTTCCCCGGTGATACGGCCTTCGGCCAGGCCGGATTCGGCCACGGCGCGCTCGATCAGTTCGTCACCGATCGCCTCGATCTCATCGGCACAGGTTTCCAGAAAGCGGGCGCGCTCCTCGAGACCGGTCTCGCGGTAGCGGTCAAATGCCTCCCAAGCGAGCCGGCAGGCCTTGTCGACATCTTCCCGAGTGCCGCCCGGCCAGCTCGGCTCAAGGGTCTTCCCGGTGGCCGGATTGACCGCCGCGATGGGTGACTGGCTGCCACGAATGGCCTGCTGGCCAATGAGTTGGGTACCTTCCAGTGCCATGACTCCTCCTTCCTGCGGGACCCGATCATGGAGCGCATCTCCATGACGGGCACTCAGTGAGTGGATGTGCAACGAAGACGACTCGCGGACAAATGCCAGCGGATTACGCAGCATTCGTCCCAGAGCCGGCAGTTCGATTTCGAAGCGATCGCCATCCCGGGTCTCGATACCCTCGGCAAAACTCAGCGTGGCCGTGCCGAAGAAATGCAGGTTGAGGTCACCGGGACGACGGAACAGGTCATACTTGAAGTGGTGATACTCGAGATTGGCGAAACTGTGCGACATGTTGGCTTCGCCGGTCGCGAACGGCTTTTCCCAGAGAGTAAGACCGTCGCGCACAATGCGACTGGTGCCGGTGAGACTGGCAGGCAGCTCGCCGACGAACAGCTCGGGACCGAAACTGCAGTGGCGCAGCTTGGAGTGCGCCAGCCAAAGATAATTGTGCCGCTCGGTCACGTGATCGGAACACTCGTTGCCGATGGCATAACCGATCCGCCACGGCTGACCCTGCTCATCGTTGAGATAGATACCGACCAGCTCGGGCTCCTCGCCGGCATCCCGAGCGAAAAACGGGACCGGAATGGGCTGTTCGGGCGCAATCACACAGCGGCCATCGCCCTTGTAGAACCATTCCGGCTGAACGCCAACGGCACCTGCCTCCGGTTTGCCGCCCTCGACGCCCATTCTGAACATGCGCATCGAATCGGTGAGGTGCTCCTCGGCCGTTTCAAGCGCACTGTGCATCGCCGAGCGGGTATCGGCACTGCCCAGATGCGTCAGGCCGGTTCCGGTGACCAGACAATGGGCCGGGTCGGGATGCATGATTGGCGGCAGCAGCTGACCGCCAGCCACCAGGGTGTCGTAATCGAGCAGTTCATCACCGAGCAGCCCCTCGATGACACTCGCCAGCGACTGACCGGTCGCAACGGCCTGCCGGGCCAGCGCCAGGGTACCGCCCTCGAGATCGATCGGTCTTACCCGGGTTTCGCTCTCCACCAGTGCGGCCCGCGGGCCATGAACGCTCTGGTACTGGATCAGTCTCATGCGCTTCTCCGTGGTGATCGGGCCCAGCCGCCGCTACCGACTGCACCCTGAAGTGCCACCGGACGCGGGATGGCGTCGCGTACCGGAGGCATTCATACGGTAGCCGTTGTAGCGGTCAGTTGTCATACAACATCGCCAACAGCCCACCATCATAGTAGAACTCTGGCACCGGATAGCGATTGAAAGGCCGGATATCGACCAAGGTCGCAGAGGATGTGTTGTCTTTACGCTTCCGATCACATCCCTCTGATCATACGAGTACTCCGGCTGACGGAACCTTGACCCATCAACCGGAGCAGCAGGATCGACACGCTCACTGGTGCTCGTCAGGTGAGCAGCGTGAAGATCACCCAGACCAGTCCAAACGCCATCAGCGAAATGCCGGTTGAGACCACTGTCCAGGTCTTGAGCATGGTCTGGGTACTGACGCCCAGGAAGCGCCCCACCAGCCAGAAGCCGGAGTCGTTGACGTGCGAGTAACCAATGGCACCCGCCACGATCGCCACCGTAATGCAGGCGGCCGGGAAGCCGGCGAGCTCGGGCGCCGCCAGCACCGCCGGTGCCATGATGCTGGCAGCCGTGGTACCGGCCACGGTGGCCGACCCCTGAGCGACACGGATCACGGCGGCAATCACATAGCCGGCCACGATCAGCGGCATGCCCATCGACTGCAGGCTGCCAGCCAGTGCTTCACCGATGCCACTGGCCTTGAGCACCCCACCGAACATGCCGCCGGCCCCTGTAATCAGGATAATGCTGCAAACCGGTGCCACGGCCTGTTCGACAATGTCGTTAATGGCATCCATGGCCTTTTCACGCTGACGTCGCAGCACCAGCAGCCACATGGCTACACAGGTGCTGATCAGCAGCGCAATCGGTGTTTCACCAATCAGCAACAGGGTGTTCAGCAGGGTATTGCCCTCGGGCAGGACGCCGCTGGAGATCAGCGTCGAGATCCCGGTATTCATGAAGATCAGGCCCAGCGGCAACAGCAACACCAGCAGGACAATGCCGAAGGGAGGCAGCTCGCCCGTCTCGTCGGCCTGACTGTCGCCCATCATGTCAGGCACCGGCTGGAAAGGCGTATGCTCGGCGCGGGAAACCGACAGCCGATAGCCCATGACATACCAGGTCGGGATGGCAACTACCAGTGCCACCAGCAATACCTGACCCACATCGGCATGCAGGAACACCGCCGCTGCTACCGGGCCGGGATGCGGCGGCATCAGCGCATGCATGACCAGAAAGGCTCCCGCCGCCGGCAGGCCGTAGAGCAGCAGCGAGCCTTTCAGCTCGCGGGCGATCGAATAGATGATCGGCAACATCACCACGAAGGCGGCATCGAGAAAGATCGGGAAACCGAACAGCAGGCAGGCGATCGACAGACCCAGCGGCGCACGCTCCCGCCCGAACAGTCGGATCAGGGTATCGGCCAGCACCCGAGCGCCGCCGGAAACCGCCACGATACGCCCGAGTACGGCGCCAAAGCCGATCAGCAGGGCCACATTGCCCAGGGTGCTGCCGAAACCGGAGAGCAGGGTCGGCATCAGGTCAGAGACACCAATGCCGGTGGCCAGTGCCGTCGCAATACTGACAATGACCAGCGAAAAGAAGGGATGTAGCCGCACCCGAATAATCAGCAGCAGCAATACCGCGATGGCAACGGCTGCAACGGCCAGCAGGCCGAGCGTCGACATCCCGGAAGCGGCCGCGTCCTGAGCCCCTTGCATAGTCATTCTCCCTGGCGGGCCACCACCGCAGCCACGGTGGCTATATCTTTAATGGAAATCGGATAAGGCGTTGGCCCGGTCATCATTCGGGCAGGACCACAAAGGACGCCTGATGCACAACACCCTCTGCGACGTACGAATGAGTGGCCATCCGTACACACGCTGAAGACAGCAAACAGGACCCCGGCACATCGCCCTTGCGGTCGACGCGCTTCATGAGCCGGGTCCCGTTATTCGGTCACTCGGCAGCCGGAACCGCCTGAGCATCCATCGGCCGAGGCTCGGCATCGCCGTCGCCGAGCCCCGGGTAATGGCTCAGGACAGCGGCGGCGGACCGAGTTCTTCGAGCAGCTTCTGCAGCTTCACATAGGCCCGATTGCGATAAGCGATCAGTTCCGGAATGCGCTCGGCCGGTACATCGGTGAAGCCACCGCCACTCTTGGTCCCCAGCTTGCCCTGCTCAACCAGTTCACTGAGTACCCGAGGGGTGGCGAAGCGCTCGGGGAAATCCTTCTGCAGCGACTGATAGCAGAAGTTGTAGACATCCAGGCCGGCCATATCGGCAATCGCGAAGGGGCCGAAGAACGGCAGGCGGAAGCCGAAGGTCGTCCGCACCAGGGTGTCGATGTCCTCGGCGCTGGCAACCCCTTCCTCGAGCAACTGTGTAGCCTCGTGGAACAGCGCATACTGCAGGCGATTGAGCACAAAGCCGGTCACGTCGCTGACGGTCGCGGTCTCCTTGCCGGTCTCATGCACGATGGCACAGGCCGATTCCACTACATCGGAACGGGTGCCCGCATGCGGAATGATTTCCACACCCGGGACAAAGGGCGACGGATTGGAGAAGTGTACGCCCAAAAACCGACCCGACTCGGTCACGGCCTCGGCCAGTGAAGCGATCGAGATGGTGGACGTATTGGACCCGATGATCGCATCCTTCGGCGCCGCCGCGCATATCCGGCGCAGGGTCTCGTGCTTGATATCGAGTTTTTCGGGGACCGCTTCCTCGATGAAATCGACACCCTCGACGGCCGCTTCGATGGATTCGGCGGCGGTGACATTGCGCTCGATTCGTTCGACCGCATCTGCCGGGAACAGCTCATCGGCCACATACTGTCGCGCTTCGTCGATCAGCCGCTGGCGGTTCTTCTCGGTGACTTCGAACGAAACATCGCTGATGCGCACCTCGGCACCGGCCAGCGCCATCACCTGAGCGATGCCGCCACCCATGTAGCCGGAGCCGACGATAGCTACCTTGCGTGTCATGGAACTCTCCTGATGAAGTTGAAAACGGTTATTCAGCGCTTGCCGCCCTGACGGACCCGGCTCTGACCGAGTTCATAATCGGATGTGCGCGGCAGAATCTGCTCACGCAGGTAGCGCTGATTGGTGTTCGAAACACTCAGGCCATCACCCCCGTAATGCTCGGTGCAGATGACGCCCTGGAAGCCATGGGCCAGCGCGATTTCAAACGCCTTGCGATAGCTGATCAGCCCGAACTCCAGCGGAGCCGGCATGGCGATATACTGATCGCGCGCCACATCCTCGTCGCGGCTGTAGTTCTTGACGTGCCAGTAATTGGCATATGGCAGGGTCTTTTCCATCATCTGCTGCCAGGGCTCGATCGGGCGATGCAGGCGAATCAGATTACCGATATCGGGATTGAGGCCCACGTTCGGCAGGCCGATATCCTCGACCAGCGCCACAGCAGAGTCCGCAGTCCCCAGATAGGTGTCCTCATACATTTCCAGCGACATCAGCAGACCCAGCTCTTCCGCACGCCGACCCAGCTCCTGTAGCCGCTTCACCGCCAGATTCCAGGTATCACGATCGCCGGTCGGGTCCTTGTGGCCTTCGACAGTCCAGAACCACAGCTGCTTCTGCTGCTCCGGGGTCAGCGCCTGGTGCAAGCCCACGGAAACTACCTCGCAGCCCAGTTCGGCAGCGGCTTCCAGCGTGCGGTGGCTGTAGGCCAGGTTGTCCTCGCCGTGTTCGGTATCGATCACACTACGACGGATGGCCGACAGCGAAGGCATGCCGAGACCGACGTCCCGCGCCGTCCGCTTGAACTCATCCAGACGCGCTGCCGACAGATCACCGGGTTTCACCCAGCCATCGGTCAGATCGACATCACGGAATCCGGCATCACGAACTTCGGTAAATACCCGATGCCAGTGGGAAGCGTCGGCATCATTGACATGCCGCCCCTGGGAATCGGTTGCGGAAAACTGCAACAGAGCGGCCGCGATCGGCCATTCTTCAGCACTGTAGGGCATTGCAACGCTCCTCTTGTGTGGTCGCTCATCGGTGACAGGGGCCGTATGGCTGTCGAACACCGCCCGGTATTCGACAGGGCGCCCTGTCACGGGTTGGATCATGGAGAGGCACTGACTCCCGGAGTTTCAATGCTTCCCCAAAACCTCTTGAATTCAGGGATGGGCATGCGCCGAATGCTTTTGCAGTCGGAGGATCGGCCGGAGAGGCCGTTGCCATGGCCAGGCCGGTCTCCGGAAAGTACCGGCCAGCTTCACGCCGTGGTGATCGGGCATGCCGCAGCAATTACCATAGCGCTGATGGGCAATAACCAGACAATGCCGACAGCACGTCATTCTGATAACCTTTTGGTTATCGAAACGGCCACGGATCATATGTCATGGGGACTCTGGCGAAAGACTGGTTCTCCCGGGTTCGACTAAAGTTGCGCCACCTCGAGCTTTTCATTGCCCTTGATGAGCAACGCAACCTGCATCGCGCCGCGGCCCAGCTGGGTATCAGCCAACCGGCGGCTTCCAAACTGCTGGGTGAGCTGGAGGAGCGACTGGGAACGGCACTCTTCGAGCGTCACAGCCGTGGGCTGACCCCCAACTGGTATGGCGAACTGATGGTGCGTCGCGCTCGTTCGGTGCTGGATGAACTCGGTCAGGCGGGCGAGGAGTTCAACGCCCTGCAGACCGGGCATACCGGACTGGTGCGCGTAGGAACGGTCATGGCAGCAGCCGTCTCGCTGCTGACTCGAGCTGTCGAAAGACTGCACAGCGAGCGCCCGGGACTGCATGTCAGCATCAACGTCGATGTGAGCCATCAGCTGATCCAGGGACTGCTCGATGGCGACTACGATTTCGTGCTCTCGCGCATCCCGGCCGGTTTTTCCGGCGAGCACTTCGTGTTCGAGGAGATCGGTGAGGAGGAAATCTGCTTCGTCTGCAGTGTCCGACATCCGCTGGCCCAGGCCTCGGCCCCGAATCTGAAGGCTTTGAGCCAGTGGCCCTGGGCACTGCAACCCCGCGGTAGCCTGATGCGTCAGCGTGTCGAGGAACTGATGCATCGGGAGCGACTCGAGCTGCCCTGCTGGGTGGTGGACACACCGGATCCGATGGTCTCGCTGGCGCTGGTCGACAATTCGGAGTTCATCACCGTCGCTACCCGGGACGTCATCGAGCGGCTTTTCGATCCGGCCCGGTTTCATATCCTGCCCTACCCCCGACGACTCGGCATTCAGCCCTATGGCCTGGTCAGCCTTCGCCACCAGCGCCTCTCGCCGGGGACCGGTGCGCTGATGTCGACCCTGCGCAAGCTGATGCGGGAAGCCTCTGTCTCCTGAGCCGGTAGCCCACCCCCAGGCAACGGCGTGCGCGCCTTCGCCGTTACCTCTTGCCGAGCGCCATCCAAAATGCGATACCTGAAAATGAGTGAGTCTCATTACCATTCGAGTGTCGGAATTTTCATCGCATGACGCTTTCTACTTCTACCGCGCTCGGCCCACCACCTGTTCGGGCCCATACTTTCGGCGACCTGGAAGCGCTGGGAGAGCATTATGGTATCGATTATCACTTTCCCCGCTCGGGCTGCGCTGCACGCAGCTCAATCGTGCTGCGCGGGCGGGTACAGGAACTGGCACCCGCGCCCGGCCTGCAGCTGGTGACGTCCGATATCGAAGTACTCAAGCGCTATGACTCCTGTTCCCGAGCCCCCACGCCCCTGTCGATCATCGTCATGCTGGCAGGCGAGGCGGAAGTGGGTCTGGCTGGCAAGCGCCTCACCCTGCGCCCCGGCATGGCGCTCAGCGTCCGTCTGGATCAGCACTGCGGACTGACTGCCATTCAGGGCGCCGGCCAGCGTATTCGTGCCCTAACCCTGAGTCTTGATGACACCCGGTTGGCGGAGCTGACCGGTGAAACAGCGCAGACGCAGGAATCATCCATGCACGCATGGCGTTTGCCCGGCGTACTCCAGAGTGCACTCGAAGAGGCGGTGACCGCCCCGCTTGCGGGTATGGCACAACAGTTACAGCTGCAGGGACTGAGCCTGCAGCTGCTGGCTTACAGTCTGTCGGATACCAGGCGACCAACACCCTCATCATCGTTAACGGGCGAGCGTCAGCGTCTTGAACGGGTGCGCGAAACGCTGCGCAGCAACCCCGCCCATGAGCACCGTCTGGATACGCTGGCGCAGCTCGCGGCCATGAGTCCGGCCAGCCTGCGCCGCAAGTACCATGCCGCCTTTGGGCGCAGCGTCTTCGATGAGCTGCGCCACTTCCGACTCTCCCTGGCCCGTGACTATCTGTACAGGGGACTGAGCGTGCAGCAGGCCGCTCACTTCTGCGGCTACCGTCATGCCGGCAACTTCTCGACCGCCTTTCGTCGGCACTACGGCATTTCACCCGGTACGCTGACGCATCACAGCTGATCACCCTGCAAAACGACCTGAGCATTGCGCATAATCACGGCCGCCCTTGAAAGAGAATAATTCTCATTTCATAACGATAGGCGCAAGGATCAGGGAACATGCCACATCAATACACCCGCTATCGGCTCCGCCGCCATGCCATTGGTCAGCCACTGCTCTGCGGTGTCCTGCTGGTGGGTACGCTACCGGCCACCAACACCTACGCCGAGGAGATTGGCAGCCAGTCACAGGTCGTGGTGTCCGCGTCCTCTCTGGTGGATATCACCGGCCCCACCGAGGGGTATCGGGTCTCGGCCAGCGACGCCGCAACCAAAACCGCCACGCCGCTGATCGAGACGGCACGCACAGTCGATGTGATTACCCGGGCGCAGCTTGATGATCAGAACGTGCAGAACATGAACGATGCCCTGCTCTATACCCCCGGTGCCTTTACCGGCCTGGCCGGCGCCTCCAAACGCTCCGATGTAGTCGCACTGAGGGGCTTTCACGGCGGTGATGTCTCCAACACCTTTCTCGACGGCATGCGGCTGCAGAGCGACCCGGGCGCCTATTCGGCGATCCAGATCGACCCCTTCTTCCTGGAGCGCATTGATGTTCTCAAGGGCCCGGCCGCCAGCCTCTACGGGCGCAGCATGCCGGGCGGGTTGGTCGATTTCACTACCAAACGACCCCGCAGCGAGCAGCAGGGATTGCTGCGGATGAGCTACGGCAGCTTCGACAACCGCTTGCTCGGGCTCGATCTTACCGGCCCGGTGGGCGATGGTGACTGGGCCGATTATCGCTTCACTGCCCTGGGCAGCGCGTCCAACACCCAGTTCGATGTCGCCGGGCGTGAGCGCTATGCCGTCATGCCGCAGGTTGAGCTGCATCCCTCGGAGGATACCGATCTGCTGCTGCAGGCCTACCTGCAGCACGATCCGGCCGGTGACTTCCACGGTGCAGTCCCCTATGACCTGAGCGTTGATGACGCGCGCTTCGGACGTACCGTTGATCCCGACTTCTCCGATGCCGACCCCGCTCATGACGTGTTCAAGCGTGATCAGCGCATTTTCTCCGCGCAGCTCGAGCATCGCATCAGCGACAACCTGACCGTCAACTCGCAGCTGCGCTACATCAACATGGATGTAGAGCTCGAACAGGTCTATCAGGGCGGTTTCAGCGGCAATGGTGCCGAGCTTTTGCGCTACTACTCCGGCGCCAGCGAAGACCTCGAAGCGCTCTCCACCGATAACCGGCTGACCTGGGAGATCGACACCGGCGCGCTGTCCCACACGCTGCTGGCCGGAGTGGACTATCAGTGGCGCCACAACGATGCCGATTTCTCGAGTGCCGGCGCCACCCCGCTGGACCCTTTCAACCCTGATTACTCGGACGACTCGCTGACCAGCGAACCAGCCGTTTACAGCCGTCAGGCGCGGGAGGTGCAGCAGGCTGGTGTCTATCTCCAGGATCAGATTCAACTGGGCGGCTGGCGACTGACACTGGGTGGGCGTCAGGATTATCTTGATCGCGACTACCACTCGAAACTGACCGGGGCTACGGACAGCCGCAGCGATCATCACTTTTCCGGCCAGGCCTCGTTGCTCTATCGTTTCGACTCCGGTATCGCGCCCTATTACAGCTACAGTGAATCCTTCAATCCGAGTGCCGATTCCAGCGTTGACGGCGTGGTACCCGCCCCGGTAGAGAGCTTCCAGCATGAGATCGGCATCAAGTATCAACCGCCGGGCACCCGGGATCTCTATTCGATTGCCTTTTACGACCTGACCCAACAGAACGTCCAGCAGCGCGCCAGCGTGACGCCGGTGCGCTACATCGGGGTCGGCGATATTCGCTCACGGGGCGTTGAGCTTTCCGCGCGGGCCGCTCTCACCGAGCGACTCCGGGTGATCGCCGGCTACAGCTACAACAACATCGAGTACCGGGATGACAACAACAGCGTCAGCCCTGCCATCGAAGCGGGCAATACGCCGGTGCTGTCGCCGAAACAGATGGCTTCGCTGTGGCTGGCCTATGACTTTCCGCGCGGCGTGCGTGGCGGCGTGGGAACGCGCTGGGTGGATGAAAGCCAGGCGAGTGCCGACAACGAACGGCAG
This DNA window, taken from Kushneria phosphatilytica, encodes the following:
- a CDS encoding helix-turn-helix transcriptional regulator, with protein sequence MTLSTSTALGPPPVRAHTFGDLEALGEHYGIDYHFPRSGCAARSSIVLRGRVQELAPAPGLQLVTSDIEVLKRYDSCSRAPTPLSIIVMLAGEAEVGLAGKRLTLRPGMALSVRLDQHCGLTAIQGAGQRIRALTLSLDDTRLAELTGETAQTQESSMHAWRLPGVLQSALEEAVTAPLAGMAQQLQLQGLSLQLLAYSLSDTRRPTPSSSLTGERQRLERVRETLRSNPAHEHRLDTLAQLAAMSPASLRRKYHAAFGRSVFDELRHFRLSLARDYLYRGLSVQQAAHFCGYRHAGNFSTAFRRHYGISPGTLTHHS
- a CDS encoding TonB-dependent siderophore receptor produces the protein MPHQYTRYRLRRHAIGQPLLCGVLLVGTLPATNTYAEEIGSQSQVVVSASSLVDITGPTEGYRVSASDAATKTATPLIETARTVDVITRAQLDDQNVQNMNDALLYTPGAFTGLAGASKRSDVVALRGFHGGDVSNTFLDGMRLQSDPGAYSAIQIDPFFLERIDVLKGPAASLYGRSMPGGLVDFTTKRPRSEQQGLLRMSYGSFDNRLLGLDLTGPVGDGDWADYRFTALGSASNTQFDVAGRERYAVMPQVELHPSEDTDLLLQAYLQHDPAGDFHGAVPYDLSVDDARFGRTVDPDFSDADPAHDVFKRDQRIFSAQLEHRISDNLTVNSQLRYINMDVELEQVYQGGFSGNGAELLRYYSGASEDLEALSTDNRLTWEIDTGALSHTLLAGVDYQWRHNDADFSSAGATPLDPFNPDYSDDSLTSEPAVYSRQAREVQQAGVYLQDQIQLGGWRLTLGGRQDYLDRDYHSKLTGATDSRSDHHFSGQASLLYRFDSGIAPYYSYSESFNPSADSSVDGVVPAPVESFQHEIGIKYQPPGTRDLYSIAFYDLTQQNVQQRASVTPVRYIGVGDIRSRGVELSARAALTERLRVIAGYSYNNIEYRDDNNSVSPAIEAGNTPVLSPKQMASLWLAYDFPRGVRGGVGTRWVDESQASADNERQTDDYTLVDAFISTDLGQFSSALRGASLRLNATNLFDREYVTGCFNTSYCYFGDERSVTATLDYRF